One segment of Salvelinus fontinalis isolate EN_2023a chromosome 12, ASM2944872v1, whole genome shotgun sequence DNA contains the following:
- the LOC129867399 gene encoding transcription factor BTF3 homolog 4: MNQEKLAKLQAQVRIGGKGSARRKKKVVHRTATADDKKLQSSLKKLAVNNIAGIEEVNMIKDDGTVIHFNNPKVQASLSANTFAITGHAETKQLTEMLPGILSQLGADSLTSLRKLAEQFPRQVLDNKAPKAEDIEEEDDDVPDLVENFDEASKNEAN; this comes from the exons ATGAACCAAGAAAAATTAGCGAAACTTCAAGCCCAGGTCCGAATAGGAGGAAAG GGCTCGGCACGTAGGAAGAAGAAGGTTGTACACAGAACGGCAACAGCCGATGACAAAAAACTTCAGAGTTCGCTAAAGAAATTAGCTGTAAACAACATTGCTGGTATTGAAGAG GTAAACATGATCAAGGATGACGGCACAGTGATCCATTTCAACAACCCCAAAGTGCAGGCGTCTCTGTCGGCCAACACCTTCGCTATCACCGGCCACGCCGAGACCAAACAGCTCACAGAGATGCTCCCGGGCATCCTCAGTCAGCTGGGTGCCGACAGCCTCACCAGCCTGCGTAAACTGGCAGAGCAGTTCCCTCGGCAAG TGCTCGACAACAAAGCCCCTAAAGCAGAAGATATTGAAGAAGAAGATGATGACGTCCCAG ACCTGGTGGAGAATTTTGACGAAGCATCAAAGAACGAGGCAAATTGA